The genomic region CTcatttaattaaaaagggggagaataccagacaaagttaagagtgtctctacatcGTTGAACCTATGTAAATTCTCAGAAGCTTTGTTTACTAACTCTTGTTCTCTGTACATTAGCCCAATCGGGGATTTATATTTAAAGAAAAATCTTTCTGGTGGTCCCCACAAGGAGATCCATATGGTATCAacatccttaagaagcttgtttcCATCAATTATTCCCTCAGCAAATTTTGATATTCTGAAAATcatttgggacttcgacagaagaaTGAGTACAACTAGTTAACTAAGTTACTAGCTAgttttgttaatctattttacaaTGTTATGGTGAGCTCAAATTTTTTCCATATAGATCTAAAAATTACATGtcataaaataaaaaagataaaccCTCTAGAATTTGTTATAATGATTCTTAAAAAACTAGAAATAGGTTAACTTTAGGGCACTATAGAATTGGTAACGTGTTAAAATTTGAGACTAGAAATTGAAGCCAAGACCAAATGTCTAATACCTAACtataaaatgaatatttaaatatTGAATACATGAGACTAATATCATAATTATTCATTGAATGGAAAGAAAGAACATCAATATATAGTCTCGAGATTTCAAATTGAATGAGGATAATGAAGAGGCAAAAAAATTAAAAGACTACTCTaactaatttttcaattttaagacGATAAAAAAATTGAATCCCACGCAAAAATAAATAACGTGTACTCAGTTATCCTACTTAAATAAAATACCTACGTAAATTTAGTATAATAAGGTGCAATTAATTAATcatatcaacaaatattacataaaaagTCCAATTTAGTGTCTAAGGGAAAGTGAGAAGATGAGGAAGCTTAGTAAAGTTTTGTATGATTTATACTTTTCAATATATGATCATAATGTTCTCCATTTCGGAATGATGTAGAAAGGCAATTAGGTTCGAGGTACTACATTATAAATTAATTTAGTAAGAAATAACTTTTCATGTTTTGAAAGTAACTAGTTAGATATAGTATTGCATTTTATTTTTTGAGGAAACAATATTTTGATTTTAACTTTTTTATTCTCCAGTCTCAATTTTGAGGTAAAAACTTTTTTATACTTattaaaatcttatttatttatatatgtgtgtgtgtttgtatatatatatatatgtatgtatatatatatgtatatatatacatatatacatatatacatatacatatatatatatatatatatatatatgtgtgtgtgtgtgtgtgtatatgtatatatatgtatgtatgtgtatgtgtatgtgtatgtgtatgtgtatgtgtatgtgtgtatatatatattcttagttttcttaaatacatttttttcaaatgtgTACTCTATTTTTTATTAAACCAAAACATTGAAAAGTTGAATTATTTTAATTGTTGAtgttacaaaaaataaataaaatgaattagATATTGAATCATGCTATGTAATGGTAGATTGATTgctaaatgcacatttaataactTTGTCACAACTAAATCTATTTTACATCTATTAGATTcattaaattttgatttcatttatcaattcaatcaatGGCAATCTATGTGAACTAGTAGTATAATCTTTTATCTTGTTGGtctcaattacaaaataaaattaacCTGAACATAGAAAGAGTaggagataaaataaataaaaattcaatgtAATATATTATAATAGAAATATACATTATAGAGATATAACTATATATtaaacaataatccataaaaatacaTTTCTCTCAAATGTGTACTCTACTTTTTATATAACCAAAAAATGTAAAAGTTAATTCTTGTTTTCGTTTAAGTTACAAAAAGttaataaaatgaattaattattgcATCTTGCAATGTTATATTAGATTAATTGTTATAGGCACATTCAATAACCTTGTCATAACTAAATCTATTTTACATATATTGGATTcacaaaattttgatttgatttattaattaaatcaatggTAATCTATGTGTAATAGTATAATCATTTACTTTGTTGGTCTCAATTACAAAATAAAAGTTATAAACATAAAAAtaagtaataaataaaataaatttgaaaaaaatattatctaTACACATAAatctatcatatttttattttaaataaaaattaaatataacatattacaataaaaatactACATTATAGAGAAATCACTATTATTTAAACTATaatcaacaaaaataaattaaattacttaCTCTTAGAATCGCATTATAGCTTCCAAAGAAGAATATATTAtgtattcttattattattatatatgattCGTACCATTATTATTTACACAAGGAATCCATATTTCTTAAAACATTGAGGGCTATAAACCATAATAGATGgtgaaataattatattttaacatGACAGGTGTTGGGAATGTATATGTGCTAATATCCATGTTTCTGTTCAATTAAAATGTTATTTCTCATCCGTTTTTTATTTTGTAGATAgaaccattttttttatttttttttgccattACATGAAATATGAATAAATAAACATGTTAAATTACTTTCCAAATGATTTATTACTTAAATATGTGAGGTGTGTGATTATTAAAGTATAGATTGGTTTCAATTCTAGTGGAATAGAGtcaataataaattcatttaagtaaTTTCAATTTTGGCCTATAGGTtttaaaaggttttatttactaagTTATATTTTCCAAAGTTAAAGCCCTTAAATGCATTTATATTCATCAAACACAAACCATACTTATTTATCCATGACTTAGACCAATTATTAAACATATAAcatttcaaaatattaataaacaaTGCTTAGTTACAAACTAAGTAAATTACAATATAAGCACAACAAATGTGtttatgaaaattaaaataaaactctaaaaataattaaccaaataatagaaaaaaatttaCATTAACAAATGAATATCTctcttacattatttttttgagaaAAGTGTATAATATCATTACAAAGTTTGCTTTGAAAATGAGTTTGATAAAGTACTATCTTAGAGAAAAATGAATAAGAATCCTTACAATACGATAATACACAAAGTGGGATTTATCCCACATTTGATGGTTAAGTAGTGGTGTTGTTATTGTGGCCATCATGGTCCAAACTTCCATTGGGCCATTTTTGATCCAATATTCTTGCATGTATGAATGTCAACATTGATGTTGATGTCATTCATGATAAGTGACTTAGTACCTGTGTTCATGCCTATGTTCCATATGCTTGTTGGGTTAGTCTATTCATGGGCTCTTTGGCCCTATTGGGCTACCATGCTCACAAGTGTTGATAGTTATGTGTTCATACAAAGGATAAGGTCCCTCAATTATGGCCTCACCTAGTCTAGGATAGGCTAAATATCCTAGATTAGTAGATCAAAAAAAGTATGCTAGGCAAATTTCTAACCCATATTAAATTACCAATAAGATTTACTTTATAGGTAAATGATAAGGCTTATTTATTACATAAAAACTCTGGGTGAGAATTTTTTTTGCAAACACCTTCGTTCAATAATTTTCCTTTAAATGAAGTTCTTGCAATCATCTCCAATCAAAGGTCCTACCTCCATTCAAAGGTCAACCTTTATTTGAAGGTGATACttacatcaccttcgaacaaaatAGTGCCTTTGATCAAAGGATAGCTTTGACTGAAGTTGTTATGTTTTTTTAAAGAACTTCAAAAGCCCAAGacaattattttttcattttaatgAACTTTAAAACATTTGATATAATTCCAGAGATTTCCATGAAAATTTGAGCAACATGGCCTTATTTTTTAGGTACCTCGAAAGCATGTATAGGCAACTTGAATATCCTTCAATTCGGATATAAGAGAATTTTGAGAATTGTATGAAGCAACTCCCATGAGGGTTAATGGCATGTTGTGCATCAACTAAGATTCTTTTAGCTTTATCCCCTTCCATCAATTTGACCAATCTCATactgaatgcatcattcactcttcgGTAATATTTGAAAGATTCTATCAACTCCAACCAAGGATAGTGTTGATAGACCACCTTTTGACCTAAGTTATTGCCCAAAACTCCAACCTTGTTTAAAGCATTATTTTGTACTTTAACAACACAACAATACATGACATAGGATGTCATTTACAAATTCCCTCTTGGAATGAATTGGGTTATTTATCATTGTTACTCATTGCTAATTGCTTGCAACTAATGTATGGGGTGACCTTTAACATAGATAAGCTTCATCACTCCATACATCTATGACTCAAATTTTCCTACCTTAGGAAGTCTAGAGATTTTACTTAGTAGGGTTATGATATCTTTTATCTCTTAACTGGGGGTGTCGTTCTTACATGTCTATGAACCTTTAACTCTTGCAACAATGATAGAGTAACATAAAATTGATGTTATTTAAAGAAGAACAAAGGGTTCTAGGTATGATAAACTATAAGACACCATAAAAAATATAGGAAAACAAGACCAACTCTTACTTTAGAAAAGGTAATGTGAAATCAAGAGGACAAAATACAAAACCTCAAAGAACTCCTCCTCCTTCATTAGTTATTTAACAAGATCGACATTGTTACgagtttttttcttttcttaaattATTCGAATGATAATGTGATTCTTTATCTCTATGTTAGGTTTATCCACATcttattacattttttattttatttgtttactacatagtttcaaatatttttatactattactttttattttcattttcattttcatcataCTTTCTATCTTGTCTCCCTTATCTGTTGTTCTCTTTTCCAGCTATTTCATTTCTTATTACTAAATCttctattgatttaaattgaggaaaaattacaaacatacaaatactgatacaaaaaTTTACATAATTGTCAAAAACATTCACATTCATTTATAGAAAATGTAAAAGGAGAATATCTAACATATTGCAacatatttttttctaatttgttaaaaataaatttataacttGATGATGAAATGCTTTGGTATCAAAATAAAAACCTAAAACATTAAAAAGAAACCCAAATTATTATTATATCTTCTCAAACCTATTACCTTTATTAAATATACAAGAACATTACAATATTACTTACAATTCTTCTACCATTCATATTAAGCATTTTTGGAGCAAGTGCATTATAATAAGTAGACACCAATTGAGCAATCTATGATCGACCAGCTTTATGATAGAATTTATAGCATATCTACACCACTTCTCTTGTGGATCTAGATGAAACTAGAATCTCTTATTTCATTTCTGGAACAAATACATTTTAATAAATGAACTAGGGATCAACTGAGCAATCTGTGACTGAAACCAACTTTATAACATAAGTCATTGCATAACTATAGTATTTCTATTGTTGATCTAGACAAAACTATAATCCCTTAGCATGGTCATAGTGAGGAGCACCAACCCAACCACCACTCCCACCTCCTCGGCCACTAGGACCACCTTTCCATGGGCTTGGAGCACCACCTCGACCACCAGGACCACCTTGCCATGGGCCTGGAGCACCACCTCGGCCACCAGGACTGCCTTGCGATGGACCTAGAGCACCACCTCGGCCACCATGTCCACCTCTACCACCATGACCACCATGCCATGGGCCATGATGAGGATCACGACCCCAACCAACAAGCCCACCTCGCCATGGACCATGATGAGGAGCACTACCCCAACCGCCAggtccacctccaccaccaccacgtCCCCATGGACCAGGAGCCCAACCTCCccaacctcctccaccaccacgtCCCCATGAGCCAGGTGCACCACCTCCCCAACCTCCCCAATGGTCATCGTGCCCACCATTGTGATCTTTCACTTCTGCCACCGCGCCGTCCATCAGGGTCCATACAAATATAAGGCCAACCAAAACATAGCATTTTACCTTCGTACGAGACGCCATTACTATCTCCCAAACATCCACAGATAAAGCAACCAGCTTTGAGAACCTCCAGAATGGTATTTCATATTTATAGGCTTTCTGCACGCCAGCGTATGACTCAAGTTATTTACATTACCATCAGGTAAAATTATTGCACATGAGATGCTTATTAAAAATGCAGTGGCGAAACCCTATGTTTTCCGAACACCTTATGTTACCATCAAAGCGTGCGCGGCGATCTCTGCATCACATTAGCAAATCGTTGGCTAAAATACTCACGAAGAGATAAGATTCTCACCTGACCATTGTGCTAAACTGGATATCAACCCTACCAAATTGAGATTGTTTAAAGATTTATTAGTTAAGATATGGCGAGTTCTGTGGCTTTGTTTTCTtctctatatatttataaaatctgAATCTAATATCGAGTGTAATTTGTTTAATCTTTACTCATTCATTGATCCTTCTATTAACAATATATTCTTAAACATTTGGTAACTTAAATATTAAGAAGAATTTAATAGGTAAAGTAAATTAAAAACATGATATGTTTAACGATTttgtaaattttagaaaaaaaatatttgagaaatatGATAATCTACTAGAACATTAAGGCTACGCTACAAGAGAAATCTCTTCTAATTATTAAGGACAATTGCCTCAAGGGGCTTCCTCCACCCTAATACAATGACAACAATCTTGTCTTCATCACCAATGTGTATGGATCATGTTTATCATGAATGAAAGAGGACAACTAATTTATTGAACAAATTAGGAGTCATAACGAATGGTTTAAGAAATTGGAGGGAAATGGAAACCTTACCTCTTAAAGTTATTGACCACATTAATAATGTTATTCTTTTCTAATCTTATGTTTATGTCCTTTTTTCTTAACTAGACTTTTATTTGTATCAATGCCCCTTCAAAATGATATATCAAGGAACTCCATAAGATAATCTTTTATTCTTAGCCTTGATTTAGTTTGTGTCATAATCATTTTCCTATAATATTGTACtacaaattataattaattaatattcctTGAAAATGAACCCTTACTTGGCCTCTTTTATGTGGcttacaatatcttatttaatctaATATTCAACTGTATTATCTAGAGATGTTATAGCCCTTTATGtgtcaatataaataaataatttgggAGAATATTATAGGGGATGAGAGTATACAAATTGACCCTTCCTCTTATGAGGAGGATAAAGAGAAAAACATGATATAGTATATTTTTTACAAAGATATTTTGATTGCTTTCCTAtatttcattaagggttatgatCCAATCGACTCTAGAGAATTTACCATGTGATGGATCTGTAGAAAAGTTATTGTGAGAGTTATAAGATTTGAATTAAGTAGAGAATGAATTACAATTATGATTGAATTTATGAAAGGTTAAATTTTTATAAAGATATCAAATTGAAGAGAAAAAAGTACATCGATACATttctcaaatttcaagaaattttgattagtttttttgttGGATATTTGTGTGGGTCTTACTACCATCCTAAGTGGAGTTAAGATTGTTTTTTTGTCAAATACTATACCCTTAAGGACTTTTAGAAATGTATTTTTAACTATCATTTCTTTCTCATAAACTACCTTAGATATAACTGCCTAAAAGAAATTTCCTTTCTACCCTATCATGTCCTTAGAACAATGTGATGTTAATGCTATACTTGATAACATTGAAATTTCCCTCCATTTAGGTATCTTGTTTCATCTATTTATCTTTGAGATGTCTAAAGAATACTTTCTCCAAAATGAGCCCTATGGTGGTTTTGAAGGATAATTTTTATCCCATTTCTCCTTCCTAGgtcaatataataataaattttatctttattttaaaatatcaacatcaaaatctttGTTAACTCCCTACAAGAGAACTATTGTGATATCAAGTGACCACTTGATCCAGATTAGATTGAGGTTGATCTACAATAGTCTAGGGGTGATCCAAAATAGTCCAAGGGTGATCAAGAGTAGGCTAGGAGTGAGAGAACAAGAAAAGAtggaataaaaaaacaaaaaaccatttttttggtattttagttatttatatttttaGGAGCCTTAAAAAAAGAATTTGTGGTTAAAAATGCCATTGATCCTTTGAATTGAATAGGTAAAGGCATCGGATCTAAAAGGCTAAAATTAGAGCTCTTTGAGGTCCTTCCAACAATgtaaatagcttttgattttgagcAATGAACAAAAATTGATGACCCCACCAAGTTGGGGTATCTAACTTCCTACTTTTATTATTAGAGGAATTTGTTTCTATTGCAttgttatttatattttatttgaatctatctatctggttgttcatggaggtggaaacaccaaagcgagagtttgactaaggaaaaccccaaTAATATTCCCTATCTTAATTTGTTTAGGTGAAAAATAGTTTTGAAGACTGCAAAACAGATTTAGAACACTCCTCAACAATTTCTATTTCTCTATTCATACAAACACAACACGGTGTGCAAACTTCCACGTAGCGTGCTGACATCCCGAGCCTGAAACCAGAACAAACTATTGGTAAACAATATATATTGTTGAGCATTTACTTCTTTACAATCAAATTAATTTCCAATAGTGCATAGACTTCTTTTATTTCCATATTAGTGTAGCTTTCTTTTACTATTATTGTATCTTCCTGTCTCACAAGAGCGCTAATTTAGTGATGTTGTGAACATAGGTTTGCTCATTTAGGTTTATCACTTTGAGGGtagcaaatcccctcctctacacaaTTGAATCAAGAATAAATGATCTTAAGATCTCTAAATGAATTCTTGTCAATATAGATTGGTTAACTATGAAGAAAGCCTAGTCTTTTAATGGTAAATGGCAATATTACACTTCACTATCTAATCGATCAAGCCCCAAACTATTCACTTTAAACAGATTGATAATACACATGGACCGATTCATTACCATATGTTTTATATAATATTTATGAAGTTTAAATATCCTATTCTAATTCGACCATCTACTTTCTACTTCATACCTGGAACTTGTATTGTTGACTTTTTCAAAACTTACAGGATTAAGGGTCCTCAAGGCATCATCCCCGAGTTCTTTTCTAGTAATCCTTCTTCCTCTTCCCTACTAACGCCTCCCACCTACCTTATCATATCCATATCCTTATGCCTGCAGGTAAGGAAGATTCTTGGCCTTCTTTTCTAAGCCTccaatcatgcaattttttttccaaatgtGAAAGGGTATGGAGGCTGAAATTGGTTTTCCCCACTAAGTTATAACTTAAGATTTTCTAGAAGATTCTCCTTCCAAAATGTAATTAATGCCTACAATTTAGTCTCAACTCTCTATTTCCACTAGTCATTCGTTGTTTCTAGCTCCCAAAGTTAGTTTTCTATTTAAATTGAAACTCCCCAATATAACTACAATTGAagtatttatggagattctcattCAACAacacattcaatttttttttctaataatttACTTTGAATTTTAGTTAGAATGGAACAGATCAGTTGTTTACATATGTATGATTAAGATGTAGTCATATTAATCTAatactaaattattattatattatatatagttTTGACAAATTGGATCATGGCAATTTATttttgttggaaatatgagttgatgtgttgatgtagttgtcattgatgtgaaactTATTGTTCTACTTTTGGTCTAGAATGTCTATGGTGCAGAgttatcttgatgatattttggtGCAGTTACTATGTTTGTTTTTCTGGAAGTACTTGGGTTCTAATTCAATCATTGGTGTTGAATATTAATGTAATCTTCATCGGATATAGTTTCGGTATAATGGATATATTGGTTCAGAGCTCTAGATACATATTTGTGTTCTTTAGGTGTTGTGATATTGTTAgcatgtttgatattttatgggtctcaccataatGTGTGTGTTGAGAAGAGACACTGAaagtatgttgagatgttgtcattgatggcaacccaacttAGAGATTTTATCCAGACTATATGGATTCAGCCTACTAGAAGTCTAAAGTCCAATTTTCTTAAGTCTGGAAAGTGGAACACAGTGCTTGACAAAGTGAACAATTTGGTGGTCAGTGGATTATTTAGGTTGCATATTATGATTTGCGGATTTCGGGGAAAGTTTGTAGATATGTAATATGTCTTATTCCATGATTGTGGCCTTCTCATGATGATTTTTGTGCGAGTTATAAGATCTGATAATCATGTTTTTGGTAGGAACAGTGCATATTAGTTGTAACGTGTGACAATTCATTTTGTGGATCTTGTGGATCGATTTtggtaattgattatgtgttcgaGGTTGATGAGTTGTCATGTGGGAAGTGTGTAAAAATTTTGTTctggtctgcatatgcattggagatGGAATTTATCCGACTTGTGAGCATGTTCATAT from Cryptomeria japonica chromosome 3, Sugi_1.0, whole genome shotgun sequence harbors:
- the LOC131054406 gene encoding glycine-rich cell wall structural protein-like, encoding MAAPVRHPTTPHNIEIAAHALMKAYKYEIPFWRFSKLVALSVDVWEIVMASRTKVKCYVLVGLIFVWTLMDGAVAEVKDHNGGHDDHWGGWGGGAPGSWGRGGGGGWGGWAPGPWGRGGGGGGPGGWGSAPHHGPWRGGLVGWGRDPHHGPWHGGHGGRGGHGGRGGALGPSQGSPGGRGGAPGPWQGGPGGRGGAPSPWKGGPSGRGGGSGGWVGAPHYDHAKGL